A portion of the Anthonomus grandis grandis chromosome 19, icAntGran1.3, whole genome shotgun sequence genome contains these proteins:
- the LOC126747650 gene encoding DNA/RNA-binding protein KIN17: MPRAEVGTPKYLANKMKAKGLQKLRWYCQMCQKQCRDENGFKCHTMSESHQRQLLLFADNSKRYIDDFSFDFAKGYIGILKRQFGSKRVNANRVYQEYISDKDHVHMNGTRWVTLTGFVKWLGKTGQAVVDETEKGWFITYIDRSPETVQKEERKKRKEKMEKNDEERTMEFIERQIKKGLESAGPIPEPVYTEFVREHEDELIKLDLNWKPEKKVLPIADQVFKKPATVTSTSNKPNPNKRKKTALDELIEEEEKAKEQKKRKDYWLTENIVVKVITKSLGEEFYKQKGVVREVIDKYGAVIKLFDNGKKLKLDQEHVETVIPALGMPVRIVNGAYAGEVATLLSLDEKNFCVNVEIARGVLQGRRVDGVQYEDVCKIYES; encoded by the coding sequence ATGCCTCGTGCCGAAGTGGGTACCCCAAAGTACCTGGCGAACAAAATGAAGGCCAAGGGGCTCCAAAAGTTACGCTGGTACTGCCAGATGTGCCAGAAACAGTGCCGAGACGAAAACGGCTTCAAATGCCATACAATGAGCGAGTCCCATCAGAGGCAACTCTTACTATTCGCCGACAATTCCAAGAGGTACATCGATGACTTCTCCTTCGACTTTGCCAAGGGCTATATTGGCATTTTAAAGAGACAGTTCGGCAGTAAAAGGGTGAACGCGAACAGGGTGTATCAGGAATACATTTCCGATAAGGACCATGTGCATATGAACGGTACCAGATGGGTTACGCTGACTGGGTTCGTAAAATGGCTAGGGAAAACTGGGCAGGCGGTGGTGGACGAAACCGAGAAAGGTTGGTTCATCACTTATATAGACCGGAGCCCTGAGACAGTCCAAAAAGAGGAACGCAAAAAGAGAAAAGAGAAAATGGAGAAGAATGACGAGGAGAGAACCATGGAGTTCATCGAGAGGCAAATAAAAAAGGGGCTGGAGTCCGCCGGCCCCATCCCTGAACCGGTTTACACGGAATTCGTTAGGGAACACGAAGACGAACTGATTAAGCTGGACCTAAACTGGAAACCGGAAAAAAAGGTGCTCCCTATTGCCGACCAAGTGTTCAAAAAACCCGCCACCGTAACCAGCACGAGCAACAAACCAAAcccaaacaaaagaaaaaaaactgccCTGGATGAACTGATCGAAGAAGAGGAAAAAGCCAAAGAACAAAAGAAACGCAAAGACTATTGGCTCACCGAGAACATTGTCGTTAAAGTGATAACCAAATCGTTGGGGGAGGAGTTTTACAAGCAAAAAGGGGTGGTGCGCGAGGTCATCGATAAATATGGGGCGGTGATTAAACTGTTCGACAACGGGAAGAAACTGAAACTGGACCAGGAACATGTGGAGACGGTTATACCGGCCCTCGGGATGCCCGTGCGGATAGTTAACGGGGCCTATGCCGGCGAAGTTGCCACGTTGCTCAGCTTGGACGAGAAGAATTTCTGCGTTAATGTGGAAATCGCCAGGGGGGTGCTGCAGGGCAGGAGGGTCGACGGGGTACAATACGAGGACGTCTGTAAAATTTATGAGAGTTAG